Genomic window (Chitinophagales bacterium):
ATGCAAAATGATCCATGCCTACTTCTTCATATCCTGCATTATTAAATAAATCTTTTCCTATTGTATAGAGTTCATATTTTTCTTTTCCTTTAGGTAAATCATCTTCACTATATGCTCGTTGCGATTTACTTGTCCATGGTACATGAGCGTAGCTATAAAAAGCAATTCTATATGGTTGTAGCGTTATGGTTTTTTCAATGGTGTGTTTTATACTTTCTGCTGTTTGAAAAGGCAAGCCATATATTAAATCGTAATTTATAGATTCATAGCCAATACTTCTTGCCCAATCGGTAACAGCTTTTGTTTTTTCAAAAGGTTGAACTCGGTTAATGGCTTTTTGTACTTTTAAATCTAAATCTTGAACGCCAAAACTAACGCGTCTAAAACCAATATCATACAAAACCTTTAAATGTTCTTGTGTGGTATTATTTGGATGTCCTTCAAAACTAAACTCATGATTTTCTTCAACAATATTGTCTTTTAAAATTTCTTGTATAAGATGTTGTAAGTTTTGTGGACTAAAAAAAGTTGGTGTTCCTCCACCTAAATGTATTTCTTTTATTTTTATTTTATCTTGAAATATATTTTTATAAATATTCCATTCTTTAAGTAGTGCATCAATATAAATTGTTTCTACACTATGGTTCTTTGTAATTCTTTTATTACAACCACAATAGGTACAAAGTTGTTCGCAAAATGGCAAGTGCAAATAAAGTGTTATACCATTTGCTGTTTTTCCATTTTTTATTGCTTGATGAATTTGCTGCGACCACTGTTCAGTGCTATTCAATGGTTCTTGCCAATATGGTACCGTTGGATAACTCGTATATCTTGGTATAGGAACATTGTATTTCTGAACGAGATTAAAATCTAACATTACATTACAAAGGTATGATTATTACTAGAAATCAACAATGCAGAAGTTTAAATCTTTGATATTGTATTATCACTAATCTTCTTTAAAAATTACAGCTAAGTATTTTTCGTCTCTTTTGTAAACATCTGGATAAAATTTTAATTGGTTGTCCCAATCTACTTCTGCTGTAAAATATTTAATAAAAACAGGCACTGGATTTTTTAGATTAAAATTTCTAGTCTGAATTTTTTTATCTCTAATCACTTTTAAAGAATCGTAGCTAATGTTAAAAGTATCCATAGACAAAACTTTAGCTGCTATTTCTAATGGATCTTGACATCTTATACAACCATGACTATATGCTCTATAGTCTTTATTAAACAAATATTTGCTTGGTGTATCGTGTAAGTATATAGAGTGTTTATTTGGAAACAACATTTTAACTACACCTAATGCATTTTTATAACCTGGTGGTTGTACTACTCTTAAGCCACCATTTGCATATTTTGTAACTTGGTAACCTTTAAAGCTCTTCATCTCATTTTTAATGATTGATTGAGGCACACTCCATGTTGGCCAAAGCACAATTCTATCAATAGCACTAGTAATTTCTGGTGTTGCTCTTTTGGCATTTGCCAAACCAATTACCACATTTTTTTCTAGTGTTACTTTATCATCTTGAATGATTTTTAATTTGAATGCAGGAAGATTAACATACACATACTGTTCTGGTAAATCGAAATCGCCAATACGCCACTTGTCTGCATTAATAGCCAACATTTTAAACTTTTCGTAGTTATCTCTTTCCAAAGCTCTAGAAGTCATAGCACCAAGCACACCATC
Coding sequences:
- the hemN gene encoding oxygen-independent coproporphyrinogen III oxidase, translated to MLDFNLVQKYNVPIPRYTSYPTVPYWQEPLNSTEQWSQQIHQAIKNGKTANGITLYLHLPFCEQLCTYCGCNKRITKNHSVETIYIDALLKEWNIYKNIFQDKIKIKEIHLGGGTPTFFSPQNLQHLIQEILKDNIVEENHEFSFEGHPNNTTQEHLKVLYDIGFRRVSFGVQDLDLKVQKAINRVQPFEKTKAVTDWARSIGYESINYDLIYGLPFQTAESIKHTIEKTITLQPYRIAFYSYAHVPWTSKSQRAYSEDDLPKGKEKYELYTIGKDLFNNAGYEEVGMDHFALKEDTLLQAKRNQTLHRNFMGYTTNNTPVLIGLGVSAISDVFFGYRQNLKTVEAYYEALKDNQLPIFRGIDLTKEDIINRQHILNIACNGTTSWKNDFVFTPTAQTNLKTLQADNIIILENNTITLTDLGWRFLRNVCALFDEKLMNDTKLKDTPKFSNAV